From Haliotis asinina isolate JCU_RB_2024 chromosome 8, JCU_Hal_asi_v2, whole genome shotgun sequence, a single genomic window includes:
- the LOC137295321 gene encoding uncharacterized protein: protein MWGLMYKGERLFNPYRHFGQPTLWPRGYPLGSVGENVTQEYELNHWKTPSIQQGVVNGDPDMDAIFRLTRKQTLSQLNVTFDDMAPPAIVPAGVFSPFNSQNTLFLYDALWALLIPTTTTFRVCDIWRGYWAQRLLWEMGGNLGFFPPNAFQKRNSHSYLSDAKDEKDLYFQTESLVEFLSKWRCKAEKSFFACVIQLSKVMAENNFWKEGDAILVSMWIKDLISVGYKEPKRVPLESLHNKTFPISNKRIPHQTKKAGEMSSVLFWPAEQSPPLTYPPEIRKASVMSHLSKLKSYCKNYHYNISVFQTFTTAHTFPNILLIVVFNFPFYQNLNFLETIYGIHFRNIVYCGPRKNSFDEYAKLLTNPVSFIEVGTGNGWFAHNCLTQAMKMNYNVDGYLYIGDDTLLNVWNMHKLPFDKLWFINASLLQQSKNYNWHWFKTPVGLKMYKAAMNASDVLNKRRLESFLQMLARNTKVADGFFHAPSDIAYVPRKAKDDVIYFMEHFSKFNLFVEITIPTVFAGIEKWENVYKIQGNYLWYDGKRKHIAKYFNKNHIFLHPVKMSAIMKKSETRRFLCGTYLPLTIGASPKE from the coding sequence ATGTGGGGTCTCATGTATAAAGGAGAAAGGCTCTTCAACCCTTACCGCCATTTTGGACAGCCAACACTTTGGCCACGAGGTTACCCACTTGGTTCCGTGGGAGAAAATGTCACTCAAGAGTATGAGCTGAATCACTGGAAAACCCCATCCATACAGCAAGGTGTTGTGAATGGTGATCCGGATATGGATGCCATTTTCAGACTGACCCGGAAACAAACCCTTTCGCAACTCAATGTGACATTCGATGACATGGCTCCACCAGCAATTGTTCCAGCTGGAGTGTTCTCTCCCTTTAACTCCCAGAATACCCTTTTCCTCTATGATGCATTGTGGGCCCTCTTGATTCCAACAACAACCACGTTCCGTGTTTGTGACATCTGGAGAGGTTACTGGGCTCAGAGACTTCTCTGGGAGATGGGAGGAAACTTAGGGTTCTTTCCACCAAATGCTTTCCAGAAGAGGAACTCACACTCCTACCTCAGTGATGCAAAGGACGAAAAAGATCTCTATTTCCAAACAGAGAGCCTTGTAGAATTCTTGTCCAAGTGGAGATGCAAAGCAGAGAAGTCCTTTTTTGCCTGTGTAATACAACTCTCAAAAGTAATGGCGGAAAATAATTTTTGGAAGGAAGGTGATGCAATCCTGGTTTCAATGTGGATAAAAGATCTCATCTCAGTAGGCTATAAAGAACCTAAAAGAGTTCCACTTGAGTCTCTACATAACAAAACCTTTCCGATTTCAAATAAGAGGATTCCCCATCAAACAAAGAAAGCAGGAGAAATGTCCAGCGTTCTTTTCTGGCCAGCAGAACAAAGTCCTCCTTTGACATATCCCCCAGAAATACGAAAGGCATCTGTTATGTCACATTTAAGCAAACTTAAATCATATTGCAAGAATTACCATTACAATATCTCAGTATTTCAAACTTTCACAACCGCTCACACCTTCCCCAACATTCTACTCATTGTTGTCTTTAACTTCCCCTTCTACCAAAACCTGAATTTCCTGGAGACTATTTATGGCATTCATTTTCGGAATATCGTATACTGCGGCCCAAGGAAGAACAGTTTTGATGAATATGCAAAGCTCCTCACAAACCCAGTGTCCTTCATTGAAGTCGGCACGGGTAATGGTTGGTTTGCCCACAACTGCCTGACTCAGGCAATGAAAATGAATTATAATGTGGATGGTTATCTCTACATCGGCGACGATACACTGCTGAATGTGTGGAACATGCACAAGCTTCCATTTGACAAGCTGTGGTTCATTAATGCCAGTCTTCTACAACAATCAAAGAATTATAACTGGCATTGGTTCAAAACGCCTGTCGGTTTGAAAATGTATAAAGCTGCTATGAATGCATCAGACGTTTTAAACAAACGTCGCCTTGAGAGTTTTCTGCAGATGCTGGCAAGGAATACCAAAGTGGCCGATGGATTCTTTCATGCACCTTCAGACATTGCTTATGTTCCAAGAAAAGCTAAAGATGATGTGATATATTTTATGGAACATTTTTCGAAATTCAACCTGTTTGTTGAAATAACTATACCTACTGTTTTTGCTGGTATTGAAAAGTGGGAAAATGTTTACAAGATACAAGGAAACTATTTGTGGTATGatggaaaaagaaaacatatagccaaatatttcaataaaaatcacatattTCTACATCCAGTGAAAATGTCAGCTATAATGAAGAAAAGTGAAACACGACGGTTTTTGTGTGGGACTTATTTACCTTTGACAATCGGAGCTTCTCCGAAGGAATGA